A single region of the Ciconia boyciana chromosome 13, ASM3463844v1, whole genome shotgun sequence genome encodes:
- the ATPAF2 gene encoding ATP synthase mitochondrial F1 complex assembly factor 2 isoform X2, translated as MALFLPPERKRFYQNVSISQGEGGFEINLDHRKLKTPQAKLFTVPSEALAIAVATEWDSQKDTIKFYTMHLTTLCNTALDNPTQRNKMQLIRAAVKFLETDTICYRVEEPAALAELQKNEWDPIVAWAEKRYNVAIGSSTSILGPNIPASTKETFASHLASYNMWALQGIEYVITQLKSLILSMGLIDRHITVEKAVLLSRLEEEYQIQRWGSVEWAHDYDLCELRARAAAGTLFVHLCSESSTVKHKLLQD; from the exons ATGGCTCTGTTTTTGCCCCCAGAGAGGAAGCGGTTTTACCAGAACGTGAGCATCTCGCAAGGAGAAG GAGGCTTTGAAATAAACCTGGACCACCGGAAGCTGAAAACTCCCCAGGCCAAGCTCTTCACTGTCCCCAGTGAGGCCTTGGCCATTGCAGTGGCAACAGAATGGGACTCCCAGAAAGACACCATCAAGTTCTACACTATGCACCTG ACCACACTATGTAACACAGCGCTGGACAATCCCACGCAGCGAAACAAAATGCAGCTGATCCGTGCGGCTGTGAAGTTCCTGGAGACTGACACTATCTG CTATCGTGTAGAGGAGCCAGCCGCCTTGGCGGAGCTGCAGAAGAATGAATGGGATCCCATTGTTGCCTGGGCTGAGAAAAG GTACAATGTGGCAATTGGCTCCTCCACCAGCATCCTGGGGCCAAACATCCCAGCCAGCACCAAGGAGACGTTCGCCAGCCATCTGGCGTCCTACAACATGTGGGCCCTGCAAG GTATAGAATATGTAATCACCCAGCTGAAATCTCTGATTCTGTCCATGGGTCTGATTGACAGGCACATTACAGTAGAGAAAGCTGTGCTTCTGTCTCGCCTGGAGGAAGAATACCAG aTTCAGCGGTGGGGCAGTGTGGAGTGGGCCCATGACTATGATCTGTGCGAGCTGCGTGCTCGCGCGGCAGCTGGGACCCTCTTTGTTCATCTCTGTTCGGAGAGCTCGACTGTAAAACACAAGCTGTTGCAGGACtga
- the DRC3 gene encoding dynein regulatory complex subunit 3, with protein MSQLYNSIEPNVIDDEMLQKAVEEQCPEDIGKLAKREGINFKDVTELQLSFRNTLQIDNLWQFENLTKLQLDNNIIEKIEALESLVHLVWLDLSFNNIEVIEGLDTLVKLQDLSLYNNRISKMEHMDTLQELQIFSIGKNNLTTLEDVIYLRRFKNLRTLNLMGNPLCDDEQYMLFVVAHLPDLVYLDFKLVSDTTREAAVLKYQDLTEPLEREEARALAQLEEKQAKQKELQYHKTAFVEYLNGSFLFDSMYAEDTEAAKLAYLPGVGDLLQAYRKEFVSVCEKLFNYGLREYENREAEVSDFYESLHEALTANQQEGRKIILDFENRNKRRLDEIHNASSYDIAESKRGEYKENILQLSEALMTLEMLIADQLEELIKDFKRNIAVIASTFIENVKGMMTQCRDLENRHHEKLLEICITTLEKSVKNELDEDLPADVRMLLVDKNTIVNTVNTSHGIRLLKIDKRESDILSNTYRWQASVTEKAVQNEIDRNRDRVKEIFQYIDNLQEELDSIEILEPTE; from the exons ATGAGTCAGTTATACAACAGCATTGAGCCAAACGTTATTGATGATGAAATGCTTCAGAAAGCCGTGGAAGAGCAGTGTCCAGAGGACATAGGAAAGCTTGCCAAAAGGGAAGGTATTAACTTTAAGGATGTGACAGAGCTACAGCTTAGTTTTAGAA ATACCCTGCAGATTGATAATCTGTGGCAGTTCGAGAATCTGACTAAACTGCAGCTGGACAATAACATAATTGAGAAGATAGAAGCTCTGGAGAGTCTGGTTCACCTTGTATGGCTGG ACTTGTCCTTCAACAATATTGAAGTAATTGAGGGCCTGGATACCCTTGTCAAACTGCAGGACCTCAGTCTCTACAATAACAGAATATCTAAAATGGAGCACATGGACACATTGCAAGAGCTGCAGATTTTCTCCATTGGAAAGAATAACCTGACAACTCTGGAAGAT GTGATCTATCTCAGGAGGTTTAAAAACTTACGCACACTGAATCTCATGGGGAACCCTCTCTGCGATGATGAGCAGTATATGCTGTTTGTTGTTGCTCATCTTCCAGACCTGGTATACTTGGACTTCAAGCTCGTGAGTGACACCACG CGAGAAGCTGCAGTTTTAAAGTATCAAGATCTTACTGAGCCATTGGAACGTGAGGAGGCTCGGGCCCTGgctcagctggaggaaaaacagGCAAAGCAGAAAGAGCTGCAGTACCACAAG ACAGCCTTTGTTGAGTACCTGAATGGATCATTCCTGTTTGACAGTATGTATGCAGAGGATACAGAAGCTGCCAAACTGGCTTACCTCCCTGGAGTGGGTGACCTGCTGCAGGC ATACAGGAAGGAGTTTGTCTCGGTTTGTGAGAAACTATTTAACTATGGTCTGAGAGAGTATGAAAACCGAGAAGCTGAAGTCTCTGATTTCTACGAAAGCCTTCATGAAGCATTAACAGCCAACCAGCAAGAAGGCCGGAAAATAATCCTAGACTTCGAAAATCGGAACAAAAGG AGGCTGGATGAGATTCATAATGCCAGTAGTTATGATATTGCTGAGTCTAAACGAGGCGAGTACAAGGAGAACATACTTCAGCTGTCAGAAGCACTCATGACCTTGGAAATGCTGATAGCTGACCAGCTGGAG GAACTaataaaggattttaaaagaaacattgctGTCATAGCATCAACATTCATTGAAAACGTTAAAGGGAT GATGACCCAGTGCCGGGACCTGGAAAACCGTCACCATGAAAAGCTGCTAGAGATCTGCATCACCACGCTGGAGAAATCAGTCAAGAATGAGCTTGATGAGGATTTGCCAGCTGATGTTCGAATG CTTCTTGTGGACAAAAACACCATTGTCAACACAGTCAACACGTCCCATGGCATCCGCCTGCTGAAGATTGATAAGCGAGAGAGTGACATCCTCAGCAACACCTACCGCTGGCAGGCCTCCGTGACAGAGAAG GCTGTCCAAAACGAGATCGACAGAAACCGTGACCGTGtcaaagagatttttcagtACATCGACAATCTCCAGGAGGAGCTGGATAGCATAGAGATCCTGGAGCCGACGGAGTAG